Proteins encoded within one genomic window of Dyadobacter chenhuakuii:
- the pdxA gene encoding 4-hydroxythreonine-4-phosphate dehydrogenase PdxA, with the protein MSDQISDKPVIGITLGDYNGIGPEVILKALEGNQLAKLCTPIIYGSLRVLNQYRNLFEMKEWTLHGIQKADQANPKLTNVITCWHDHQTEIQPGKITPEAGQGSFASLKRAVEDLKEGKIQALVTGPINKDNIQSEDFKFPGHTEFLAQSFGKEDALMFMVSGELRVGVLSGHIPLDKVSTNVTTEKLTAKIEQMLQSLKGDFGIKKPKLALLGLNPHAGENGLLGNEEIDVITPVIKNFKEKGNLVFGPFPADGFFAAATYKQYDAVLAMYHDQGLIPFKTLAFNEGVNFTAGLSAVRTSPDHGTAYNIAGKNIAEPGSLLQAIYLACDVSRFRVVNEDINKHALISKPQQSESQHPAKSGGKQRFNN; encoded by the coding sequence ATGAGCGATCAAATCAGCGATAAACCTGTTATAGGAATTACATTAGGCGATTACAACGGAATCGGGCCGGAAGTTATACTCAAAGCACTAGAAGGGAATCAGTTAGCAAAATTGTGCACACCCATCATTTACGGATCGTTGCGCGTGCTTAACCAGTATCGCAATCTGTTTGAAATGAAAGAATGGACTTTACACGGCATTCAAAAAGCAGATCAGGCCAATCCGAAGCTTACCAACGTCATCACTTGCTGGCACGACCATCAAACCGAAATCCAGCCAGGAAAGATAACCCCGGAGGCAGGACAAGGATCTTTTGCATCATTGAAAAGAGCCGTCGAAGACCTGAAAGAAGGAAAAATACAGGCGCTGGTAACAGGGCCGATCAATAAGGACAACATTCAGAGTGAAGATTTCAAATTTCCGGGTCATACGGAGTTTCTGGCGCAGTCTTTCGGCAAAGAAGATGCGTTAATGTTTATGGTCTCCGGCGAACTTCGCGTTGGCGTTCTGTCTGGGCACATTCCGCTTGACAAGGTCAGCACCAATGTTACAACCGAGAAGCTGACGGCTAAAATTGAGCAGATGTTGCAATCGTTGAAAGGGGATTTTGGCATAAAAAAACCCAAACTGGCCTTACTGGGGCTTAACCCGCACGCCGGGGAAAACGGTTTGCTTGGAAACGAAGAAATAGATGTCATTACGCCCGTAATCAAGAATTTTAAGGAAAAAGGCAACCTTGTATTCGGTCCTTTTCCGGCAGATGGCTTCTTTGCTGCCGCTACTTACAAGCAGTACGACGCTGTCTTAGCCATGTATCACGACCAGGGTTTGATTCCTTTTAAAACCCTTGCATTCAACGAAGGTGTGAACTTCACAGCCGGACTTTCGGCGGTAAGAACTTCCCCTGATCACGGAACGGCCTACAACATTGCAGGCAAAAATATAGCAGAACCCGGCTCCTTGCTTCAAGCCATTTACCTGGCATGCGACGTTTCCAGGTTCCGGGTGGTGAACGAGGATATTAATAAGCATGCATTAATTTCAAAACCACAACAATCTGAAAGCCAGCATCCTGCCAAGTCCGGGGGAAAGCAGCGGTTTAATAACTAA
- a CDS encoding phosphatase PAP2 family protein, with amino-acid sequence MTESVDMLINSDQDLFLWLNGQHVPWLDTLMYWITYKYTWIPMYIVLIAVHLRKDWKKGLAELAVVLIAVIIADKITSGLMKPYFVRYRPCHEPELQGLVHQVTGCGGLYGFASSHASTSFAVAMTWFAFLRTKLPYMWFLFIWAAIYSYSRVYVGVHYPADIVIGCMIGLTVGWLCLKLYHTFLTRYYRI; translated from the coding sequence ATGACAGAAAGCGTTGACATGCTGATCAATTCCGACCAGGATCTTTTTCTCTGGTTAAACGGTCAGCATGTGCCCTGGCTCGACACCTTAATGTATTGGATCACATACAAATACACGTGGATTCCCATGTACATTGTCCTGATCGCAGTCCATTTAAGAAAGGATTGGAAAAAAGGACTGGCAGAGCTCGCCGTTGTGCTGATTGCAGTGATCATTGCTGATAAGATCACATCCGGACTTATGAAGCCTTATTTCGTTCGGTACAGGCCTTGTCACGAACCCGAATTGCAGGGTTTGGTGCATCAGGTCACGGGTTGCGGCGGACTTTATGGTTTTGCATCATCGCATGCTTCCACAAGTTTTGCTGTGGCAATGACCTGGTTTGCTTTTTTACGGACAAAATTGCCGTACATGTGGTTCCTGTTCATCTGGGCCGCTATTTATTCGTATAGCAGGGTCTATGTAGGCGTACATTATCCCGCAGATATTGTGATCGGCTGCATGATCGGCCTGACGGTCGGGTGGCTTTGTTTGAAACTTTACCATACTTTTTTGACCAGATATTACCGTATCTGA
- a CDS encoding 50S ribosomal protein L25/general stress protein Ctc — MKTHEIVGFKRANLGKTEATELRSQGYVPSVLYGGAEQVHFYAPAMLFRELLFTPDIFNVTLNIEGTLYNAILQERQFHPVNDSLIHADFLQIVDGKEIKVDVPVKLTGTSSGVMKGGKMNQKLRKLRVQGLAENIPDYVDVDVTELDLGKSVKVGAVKAENFVILTAASNPIASVEIPRALRGTLGK, encoded by the coding sequence ATGAAAACGCATGAGATTGTAGGGTTTAAAAGAGCGAATCTCGGCAAGACGGAAGCGACCGAACTACGTTCACAAGGTTATGTTCCGTCTGTGCTGTATGGTGGAGCTGAGCAGGTTCATTTTTATGCACCGGCTATGTTGTTCCGCGAGTTGCTTTTCACACCGGATATTTTTAATGTTACGCTCAATATCGAGGGTACTCTATATAATGCCATCTTGCAGGAAAGACAATTTCACCCTGTTAACGACTCATTGATCCACGCGGATTTCTTGCAGATCGTTGACGGCAAAGAAATTAAAGTTGACGTTCCCGTTAAATTGACTGGTACATCATCTGGTGTTATGAAAGGTGGTAAAATGAACCAAAAATTGCGTAAATTGCGTGTACAAGGTTTGGCTGAGAACATTCCAGACTACGTAGATGTTGATGTAACTGAGCTGGATTTAGGAAAATCTGTTAAGGTTGGTGCAGTTAAGGCTGAAAATTTCGTTATATTAACAGCCGCAAGCAACCCGATTGCTTCAGTTGAGATCCCACGTGCACTGAGAGGTACACTTGGTAAGTAA
- a CDS encoding YicC/YloC family endoribonuclease, whose amino-acid sequence MLKSMTGYGVSNIESDSINVTVEIKTLNSKFLDIYCRIPRQFSEREIEIRNLLTQSLERGKVEFTLTVQPVGKTVASTSVNRALVNAYYTDLSDTASAIGFSPDFTELFRIALQMPNAYNNETVDDSSKENDWTQIKVAVMEAIRKCSVFREQEGKMTSDKFTEYINTIQTLLNSVSEQDKLRIPAVRERLEKQIRELLADDNFDTNRFEQELIYYVEKFDISEEKIRLANHLTYFTETLQSPESNGKKLNFIAQEIGREINTIGSKANDATIQHLVVQMKDELEKIKEQTMNII is encoded by the coding sequence ATGTTAAAATCAATGACCGGATACGGTGTATCCAACATCGAATCCGATTCCATAAATGTTACGGTTGAAATAAAAACGCTGAATTCTAAGTTTCTGGACATTTACTGCCGCATTCCAAGGCAGTTTTCTGAACGCGAAATCGAGATCCGCAACTTGCTCACTCAGTCGCTTGAACGCGGTAAAGTTGAGTTTACATTGACAGTTCAGCCGGTTGGAAAAACAGTTGCTTCAACTTCTGTTAACAGAGCGCTGGTAAATGCCTACTATACAGACCTTTCTGATACTGCGTCAGCCATTGGGTTCAGCCCGGATTTTACGGAATTGTTCCGCATTGCGCTGCAAATGCCTAACGCTTATAATAACGAAACGGTTGATGATTCCAGCAAAGAAAATGACTGGACGCAGATTAAAGTGGCTGTGATGGAAGCGATCCGCAAATGCTCGGTTTTCAGGGAGCAGGAAGGCAAAATGACCTCTGACAAGTTCACAGAGTATATTAACACCATTCAAACTTTGCTGAACAGCGTTTCCGAGCAAGACAAATTAAGAATTCCGGCTGTTCGCGAGCGGCTTGAAAAGCAGATCAGGGAGCTTCTTGCGGATGATAACTTCGATACCAACCGATTTGAGCAGGAACTGATCTATTACGTAGAGAAATTTGACATTTCGGAAGAGAAAATTAGGCTTGCCAACCACCTTACCTATTTCACAGAAACATTGCAATCGCCTGAAAGCAACGGTAAAAAGCTGAACTTCATAGCACAGGAAATCGGCCGTGAGATCAATACAATCGGCTCGAAAGCGAATGATGCAACGATCCAGCATTTGGTTGTTCAAATGAAGGATGAGCTTGAAAAGATCAAGGAACAAACTATGAACATTATCTAA
- the trpS gene encoding tryptophan--tRNA ligase has protein sequence MARILTGIQSSGRPHLGNILGAIVPAIELSRNPDNESFFFIADLHSLVSIKDGKLRHEYARAIAATWIAFGFDFEKNVFWRQSRIQEHTELAWYLNCFTPFPMLANATSFKEKSEKLADVNAGLFTYPVLQAADILLYNANIIPVGKDQKQHLEMTKDIATRFNQIAGEEMLVLPEPQIDERIMTIPGVDGQKMSKSYHNYIDIFVPENELKKSIKKIVSDSTPLEEPKDPETDITFKLYSLIASESDVATMRQNYLNGGYGYGHAKQALLECMLEKFAEPRRIFNYYMENEQELEAILVAGETKARAIAQETIAKVRKVLGFSS, from the coding sequence ATGGCCAGAATCCTAACAGGCATTCAAAGTAGTGGAAGGCCCCATTTGGGGAATATTTTGGGGGCGATCGTTCCCGCTATTGAACTTTCAAGAAACCCTGACAATGAATCCTTCTTTTTTATCGCGGACCTTCATTCGCTTGTTTCTATTAAAGATGGGAAATTAAGACATGAATATGCACGTGCTATTGCGGCAACCTGGATAGCGTTCGGTTTCGATTTTGAGAAAAACGTTTTTTGGAGACAGTCCAGAATTCAGGAACATACTGAACTGGCTTGGTATCTCAATTGTTTTACACCGTTTCCAATGCTGGCGAATGCGACGTCTTTCAAAGAAAAATCAGAGAAGCTGGCGGATGTGAATGCTGGCTTGTTTACTTACCCGGTTTTGCAGGCTGCGGATATCTTGCTTTATAATGCGAACATTATCCCGGTAGGAAAAGACCAGAAGCAGCATCTGGAGATGACAAAGGACATTGCCACACGCTTCAATCAAATCGCCGGAGAGGAAATGCTGGTGTTGCCCGAACCGCAAATTGACGAGCGCATCATGACGATTCCGGGCGTCGACGGCCAGAAAATGAGTAAGTCTTACCACAACTACATTGATATATTCGTTCCGGAAAACGAGTTGAAAAAATCGATTAAAAAGATTGTTTCTGACTCCACGCCCTTGGAAGAACCAAAGGATCCCGAAACAGACATTACATTTAAGCTGTACAGCCTCATCGCCTCTGAAAGCGACGTTGCTACCATGCGTCAGAACTATCTGAATGGCGGTTACGGCTACGGGCACGCCAAACAAGCATTATTGGAATGTATGCTGGAAAAATTCGCTGAGCCGCGCCGCATTTTCAACTATTATATGGAAAATGAGCAAGAGCTGGAAGCCATCCTTGTAGCAGGCGAGACGAAAGCGCGCGCTATTGCGCAGGAAACGATTGCGAAAGTCCGTAAAGTTCTCGGTTTCAGCTCATGA
- a CDS encoding 2-hydroxyacid dehydrogenase: MKILIADSMHPSLFEMLRDEGWDYSYHPEFRREDILDNIAGYAGLMIRSKTNVDEEMLAAATDLRFIARAGAGLDLIDLEAAAKRDIEVFHAGTGNRDAVAEHAVGMLLALFNNILRADRQVRSGTWDREGNRGVELLKKTVGIIGYGNNGSATARRLSGFGCRVLAYDKYRDNYSDAYATESSLEEIMQQADVISLHIPLTEITRYIVNDDFVNNFSKPFYLVNLSRGETVSLDAVVNGLKSGKILGACLDVLENEKISKLTDGQQETFDYLRASDNVVLTPHIAGWTHESYVRINEVLIEQIRSWI; this comes from the coding sequence ATGAAAATCCTGATCGCAGACTCTATGCATCCCTCGCTTTTTGAAATGTTACGGGATGAAGGCTGGGATTATTCCTATCACCCGGAATTCCGCCGGGAAGATATATTAGACAACATTGCGGGTTACGCAGGGCTCATGATCCGCAGCAAAACGAATGTTGACGAAGAAATGCTTGCTGCGGCAACCGATCTGCGATTTATAGCCAGGGCAGGAGCAGGGCTCGACCTCATCGATCTGGAAGCCGCTGCAAAACGCGACATAGAAGTTTTCCACGCTGGAACTGGGAACCGCGATGCCGTGGCTGAACACGCAGTTGGAATGCTGCTTGCCCTTTTTAACAACATATTACGGGCCGACCGCCAGGTTCGCAGCGGAACATGGGACCGGGAAGGAAATAGAGGCGTGGAGCTTTTGAAAAAAACCGTGGGCATTATTGGCTACGGAAACAATGGTTCTGCCACTGCCCGGCGACTGAGCGGATTTGGCTGCCGCGTGCTTGCGTATGACAAATACCGTGACAATTACAGCGACGCCTACGCCACTGAATCCAGTCTGGAAGAGATTATGCAGCAAGCGGACGTTATAAGCCTGCACATTCCATTGACGGAGATTACGCGTTATATCGTCAATGATGATTTTGTAAACAATTTTTCCAAGCCTTTTTACTTAGTAAACCTTTCACGGGGCGAAACTGTGAGCCTTGACGCAGTTGTCAATGGATTAAAGTCCGGTAAGATCCTGGGTGCTTGTCTGGATGTGTTGGAAAATGAAAAGATCAGCAAACTGACGGACGGGCAACAGGAGACATTCGATTACCTGCGGGCCTCGGATAATGTAGTGCTCACCCCGCACATTGCAGGCTGGACACATGAGAGTTACGTACGTATCAATGAAGTGTTGATTGAACAGATACGGAGCTGGATCTGA
- a CDS encoding DNA-3-methyladenine glycosylase produces MPDSILPLSFYAAYDTRSLAEKLLGCELVHESPDGVTSGIIVETEAYLSDDPACHAYNRRTARTEPMYGIAGTSYVYLIYGMYECFNVVSNHEGIGEAVLIRALQPVKGIELMELRRSLIPGKTAPKIRTKQLKVNELCKGPGNLARAMGIERSLHNNILLTGGPLYIHDREVQDLEIGSSVRIGINVGKELLYRFYIKDNPFVSKL; encoded by the coding sequence GTGCCGGATAGCATACTGCCATTATCTTTTTACGCTGCTTATGACACGCGCTCGCTGGCGGAGAAATTACTGGGCTGCGAGCTCGTTCATGAGAGTCCGGATGGCGTTACCAGCGGTATTATCGTTGAAACCGAAGCTTATCTTTCCGATGATCCTGCCTGTCACGCATACAACAGGCGCACAGCGCGTACGGAACCCATGTATGGGATTGCGGGCACGAGCTACGTATATCTGATCTACGGTATGTACGAATGTTTTAATGTGGTCAGCAACCACGAAGGCATCGGCGAGGCAGTGCTGATCCGCGCGTTGCAGCCCGTAAAAGGCATTGAGTTGATGGAATTGCGCCGGTCGCTGATCCCCGGCAAGACGGCCCCGAAAATCCGCACGAAGCAGTTGAAAGTAAATGAGTTGTGCAAAGGTCCGGGAAATCTGGCAAGGGCCATGGGCATAGAAAGATCGTTGCACAACAACATATTATTGACTGGCGGGCCCCTGTACATTCATGATCGGGAAGTGCAGGATCTTGAAATCGGATCGTCTGTACGCATTGGAATTAATGTCGGTAAAGAGTTGCTTTACCGGTTTTATATAAAAGACAACCCTTTTGTAAGTAAATTGTAA
- a CDS encoding ribose-phosphate pyrophosphokinase, with protein sequence MGSFNTVKIFSGSQSEYLAKDIARYYGKELGGYTLRKFSDGELSPSFEESVRGCDVFLIQSTFPPADNLMELLLMVDAARRASAHYVTVVIPYFGYARQDRKDKPRVAIAAKVVANLLTSVGVDRLMTVDLHAGQIQGFFDLPVDHLEGTSIFVPYIKSLNLKNLLIASPDMGGAARARNFAKFLNVDMILCDKHRKRANEIASMQVIGDVEGMDVVLVDDLIDTGGTLCKAAELIIEKGANSVRAISTHAIMSGKAHENIANSVLEELIITDTIPLKQQNDKIRVLSVAELFAKAIGRIRDHESISSLFINYQ encoded by the coding sequence ATGGGTTCATTTAATACAGTAAAAATATTTTCGGGAAGTCAATCCGAATATTTGGCCAAAGACATTGCCAGGTATTATGGCAAAGAGCTGGGAGGTTATACATTAAGGAAATTCAGTGACGGAGAGCTTTCGCCCAGCTTCGAAGAATCGGTTAGAGGGTGCGACGTTTTCCTGATCCAGTCCACTTTTCCTCCGGCTGACAATCTGATGGAATTGCTTTTAATGGTGGATGCCGCACGTCGCGCTTCTGCTCATTATGTGACTGTAGTAATTCCTTACTTTGGTTACGCTAGGCAGGACCGTAAAGATAAGCCACGTGTGGCGATTGCTGCGAAAGTGGTTGCTAACCTGCTTACTTCTGTCGGCGTGGATCGTCTGATGACAGTTGATTTGCACGCAGGACAGATCCAGGGCTTTTTTGACCTTCCTGTTGACCATTTGGAAGGAACGTCTATTTTCGTTCCCTACATTAAATCCCTGAACCTCAAAAACCTGCTGATTGCGTCGCCGGATATGGGTGGAGCAGCGAGGGCGCGTAATTTTGCGAAGTTTTTGAATGTTGATATGATCCTTTGCGATAAGCACCGGAAACGGGCAAATGAAATCGCGAGTATGCAGGTGATCGGGGATGTGGAAGGCATGGATGTTGTACTGGTGGATGATTTGATTGACACCGGTGGCACACTTTGCAAAGCTGCTGAATTGATTATCGAAAAAGGGGCCAATTCTGTGCGGGCCATTAGTACCCACGCGATTATGTCGGGTAAAGCGCACGAAAATATTGCCAATTCTGTTTTGGAAGAGCTGATTATCACTGATACGATTCCTTTGAAGCAACAGAATGATAAAATACGCGTATTGTCGGTTGCAGAATTATTCGCAAAAGCCATCGGGCGTATCCGTGATCATGAATCTATTAGTTCTTTGTTTATAAATTATCAGTAA